A portion of the Cryptomeria japonica chromosome 5, Sugi_1.0, whole genome shotgun sequence genome contains these proteins:
- the LOC131070664 gene encoding pentatricopeptide repeat-containing protein At3g26782, mitochondrial, whose protein sequence is MQRTSLFHQHNGISKKITIQTRRFVATVSTQPEKDYNNNNYHYQYADVFSLLQACKNLNQLQQLHAHLFISGFAQNAEIASKLLNIYAECGNLESARLLFDKSSRAFHQERSLGKFNKHDDNISFWNAMIREYANGRFYTETLRVYYQMQLYEGQTSNNSTLPFILKACAGLSALQEGKRVHNYIIKAGFESEVHVSAALVDMYSKCGCIEDARQVFDKMTERDVVCWTVMISGYSQNKYGEEALRIFDQMQAVGVMPNCVTVVSALTACGELGALHRGKWIHEYLVRRGFESNVFVGTALVDMYAKCGSVEFARQVFDRMPKRNVVSWSAMITGYALNGHGNEALGIFNQMQLTGVKPNSITMVSLLSACAHLRALQQGKRIHDYVIRTGLDSFVSVGTGLIDMYVKCGSVEMARQVFDKMSSRNVVSWSAMITGYGLHGYGEEALLLFSQMRQTDKKPNEITFLGVLNACSHSGQLDEGRQYFECMTKDYRITPTLKHYACMIDILARAGHFIEAQDLIKGMPFEPDICVWGSLLGACRIHHNIELGVQVAEYIFALESQNAGYYVLLSNMYATAGRWDDVAKVRVMMRARGVKKPPGYSFIEINSQVHAFLAGDRSHPQSEKIYAMLEKLTEQMKDAGYVASTNFVLQELDEDVKERMLCSHSERLAIAFGLVSTSPGIPLHITKNLRVCGDCHTATKFISKIVMREIIMRDANRFHHFKDGLCSCRDYW, encoded by the exons ATGCAACGGACTTCCTTGTTCCACCAACACAATGGTATTTCAAAGAAAATCACCATTCAAACACGGCGCTTTGTTGCTACCGTTTCCACCCAACCAGAGAAAGATTACAACAACAATAATTATCATTATCAGTATGCAGATGTTTTTTCTCTACTGCAGGCATGCAAGAATCTCAACCAACTCCAGCAACTCCATGCCCACTTGTTTATTTCTGGGTTTGCTCAAAACGCCGAGATAGCTTCAAAATTGTTGAATATTTATGCCGAATGTGGCAATTTAGAGAGTGCTCGCCTGCTTTTCGACAAATCTAGCAGAGCATTCCATCAGGAGAGAAGTCTGGGTAAATTTAACAAACATGATGACAACATTTCGTTCTGGAATGCAATGATAAGAGAATATGCCAATGGTAGGTTTTACACAGAAACGCTTAGAGTTTATTACCAAATGCAGCTCTATGAAGGCCAAACTTCAAACAATTCGACGTTGCCTTTCATACTCAAGGCATGTGCTGGTTTATCAGCTTTGCAAGAGGGAAAGAGGGTCCATAATTACATCATCAAAGCTGGATTTGAATCGGAAGTCCACGTGAGTGCTGCTCTAGTAGACATGTATTCAAAATGTGGGTGTATAGAGGATGcacgccaagtgtttgacaaaatgactGAGAGGGATGTCGTTTGCTGGACTGTTATGATATCAG GGTATTCACAGAATAAATATGGTGAGGAGGCTTTGAGGATTTTTGATCAAATGCAAGCAGTAGGTGTTATGCCTAATTGTGTTACCGTGGTAAGTGCACTTACAGCTTGCGGAGAATTGGGAGCTCTGCATCGGGGTAAGTGGATCCATGAGTACTTAGTTAGAAGGGGATTTGAATCTAATGTGTTTGTTGGGACTGCCCTTgtggatatgtatgcaaaatgtggcagTGTTGAGTTTGCACGGCaagtatttgatagaatgcctaagaGAAATGTGGTCTCTTGGAGCGCGATGATTACTGGGTACGCCTTGAATGGACATGGAAATGAGGCCTTGGGGATTTTCAATCAAATGCAACTTACAGGTGTTAAACCCAACTCTATTACCATGGTAAGCTTGCTATCGGCATGTGCTCATTTAAGAGCTCTTCAACAGGGCAAGCGGATCCATGATTATGTAATTAGAACTGGACTTGATTCATTTGTTTCTGTGGGAACTGGCCTCATTGACATGTACGTCAAATGTGGCAGTGTGGAGATGGCACGCCAGGTTTTCGACAAAATGAGTAgtagaaatgttgtctcatggagtGCGATGATTACAGGGTATGGATTACATGGATATGGCGAAGAAGCCCTATTACTTTTTTCCCAAATGAGACAGACAGATAAGAAACCAAATGAGATTACTTTCCTAGGTGTTTTGAATGCATGTAGCCATTCTGGTCAGCTAGATGAGGGCAGGCAGTACTTTGAATGCATGACTAAAGATTACCGCATCACACCAACTTTGAAGCACTATGCATGCATGATAGACATCCTTGCCCGAGCTGGTCATTTCATTGAAGCACAAGATCTAATAAAAGGAATGCCATTTGAACCTGATATATGTGTGTGGGGATCCTTACTTGGTGCCTGCAGAATACACCATAACATTGAGCTAGGAGTGCAAGTTGCAGAGTATATTTTTGCATTAGAATCCCAAAATGCAGGATATTATGTATTGTTATCAAATATGTATGCCACAGCTGGCAGATGGGATGATGTAGCAAAGGTCAGAGTAATGATGAGAGCAAGGGGTGTGAAAAAGCCTCCTGGATATAGCTTCATTGAGATAAATAGCCAGGTTCATGCATTCCTTGCAGGAGACAGATCACACCCTCAATCTGAGAAGATTTATGCTATGTTGGAAAAATTGACAGAACAGATGAAGGATGCAGGGTATGTAGCAAGTACAAATTTTGTGCTACAAGAGCTAGATGAGGACGTGAAGGAACGCATGCTTTGCAGTCACAGTGAGAGGCTGGCTATTGCTTTTGGACTTGTAAGTACAAGCCCTGGCATCCCTCTCCATATAACAAAAAATCTCCGGGTATGTGGTGATTGCCATACTGCCACTAAATTCATATCCAAGATTGTAATGCGAGAAATTATTATGAGAGATGCAAACCGTTTCCATCACTTCAAGGATGGGTTGTGTTCTTGCAGAGATTATTGGTGA